From Penicillium digitatum chromosome 5, complete sequence, one genomic window encodes:
- a CDS encoding C2H2 transcription factor, putative, with product MGDGSDYPSPRSEGPNGALAASILASASESTAPIARMNDPQQPMSYTIDGARPRLSVRRARDPPKNSEGQIFCDHPECQSAPPTFRRPCEWNKHMDKHDRPYKCYEPNCDKIQGFTYSGGLLRHQREVHKKNTDSKKALMCPYTDCNRSTGNGFTRQENLREHLRRRHMHNDEAPAMVDMSWDRAPELDGVEGVRAPSLPITGLKRRHDSPAVGDLRDLPGTDEHGIDLHNEVKRLRREVQEKDRRLEELERIVSNIQQAIPQQSPPVPELQDLSQPTPQPAAAPV from the exons ATGGGCGACGGGTCTGACTATCCTAGCCCACGAAGTGAAGGTCCCAACGGTGCTCTCGCTGCGTCCATCCTTGCCTCCGCATCTGAATCCACTGCCCCAATTGCCAGAATGAACGATCCTCAGCAGCCCATGAGCTACACCATTGACGGGGCGCGCCCGCGCCTTTCTGTTCGACGCGCCCGTGATCCCCCTAAGAACTCCGAAGGTCAAATTTTTTGCGATCACCCTGAATGTCAATCTGCACCTCCTACTTTCCGCCGTCCATGCGAATGGAA CAAACACATGGATAAACATGATCGTCCCTACAAGTGTTATGAACCAAACTGTGACAAGATTCAAGGCTTCACCTATTCTGGTGGTCTTCTTCGTCACCAGCGTGAAGTTCACAAAAAAAATACCGACTCTAAGAAGGCCCTGATGTGCCCGTACACTGATTGCAACCGCAGCACTGGCAACGGATTTACGCGCCAAGAAAATCTTCGTGAGCATCTTCGCCGCCGCCACATGCACAATGACGAAGCCCCAGCCATGGTTGACATGTCGTGGGACCGCGCCCCCGAACTCGATGGTGTCGAGGGCGTCCGCGCCCCCTCTCTCCCTATCACTGGATTGAAGCGCCGCCACGACTCTCCTGCAGTCGGAGATCTTCGAGACCTGCCTGGGACCGATGAGCATGGAATCGATTTGCACAATGAAGTCAAGAGACTCCGCCGCGAAGTCCAAGAGAAAGATCGCCGCCTCGAAGAGCTGGAGCGAATCGTCTCCAACATTCAGCAGGCTATCCCTCAGCAGTCTCCTCCCGTACCTGAATTGCAGGATCTTTCCCAGCCCACTCCCCAGCCTGCTGCGGCTCCAGTTTAA
- a CDS encoding BRCT: MGKSFQRVHASAVGNFEDGVGEKIPQWIRANGGQFSRDVNPRVTHLIATKEAFKNHAAPVETAKKLGTIKIVAFDWLEDSLLSNTRRPKPEGPYLLKSLTRLEKKDFQRTKVMPKSTKVGKETKAKIAKRLIADPFLGPKGKRKPVRRVYQDRKTKVVYSITLYRPSKPPVTSREKCQLTLFETTAEPPTYSTYAKFSRIGASNVELLAGPRCNLELAVEKFKQFFEEQTGKEWDERASGKMPATKKDPDGNSLPIHEGWFYLEEKATILGTFLREPQSPGCQESTGPVAYDGIEENRIEDKMADHQVEDGGDDEGGGEGNGEDEGADGSEADEASDDIDNDEMDG, encoded by the exons ATGGGGAAGTCGTTCCAAAGAGTCCATGCCTCTGCCGTGGGCAATTTCGAAGATGGCGTCGGCGAAAAGATTCCACAATGGATTCGGGCAAATGGAGGACAGTTCTCGAGAGATGTGAACCCTCGAGTTACCCATCTCATTGCCACGAAGGAGGCGTTCAAAAATCATGCAGCTCCAG TTGAAACGGCCAAGAAGCTCGGCACTATCAAGATCGTCGCATTCGATTGGCTTGAAGATTCACTGCTGTCAAACACTCGCCGACCAAAGCCTGAGGGGCCATATCTTCTGAAAAGTCTGACGAGACTCGAGAAGAAGGATTTCCAAAGGACGAAGGTCATGCCAAAGTCCACCAAGGTGGGCAAGGAGACCAAAGCAAAGATTGCAAAACGTCTCATAG CTGATCCTTTCCTCGGCCCaaagggaaaaagaaagc CCGTGCGTCGGGTGTACCAGGACCGAAAGACAAAAGTGGTTTACAGTATTACCTTGTACCGCCCATCGAAACCACCAGTCACCAGCAGAGAAAAATGCCAATTGACT CTTTTCGAGACCACCGCCGAGCCACCCACCTACTCGACCTACGCCAAATTTAGCCGCATTGGCGCGTCCAATGTTGAGCTTCTGGCGGGACCAAGATGCAATCTGGAGCTCGCTGTGGAGAAATTCAAGCAGTTCTTCGAGGAACAGACTGGTAAGGAATGGGACGAAAGGGCAAGCGGAAAGATGCCAGCCACAAAGAAAGACCCGGACGGAAACAGCTTGCCTATTCACGAGGGGTGGTTCTATCTTGAGGAAAAGGCGACCATCCTTGGTACATTCCTGCGGGAACCCCAGAGCCCAGGCTGTCAAGAGTCCACTGGCCCCGTCGCATATGATGGTATCGAGGAGAACAGAATTGAGGATAAGATGGCAGACCATCAGGTCGAAGATGGGGGTGACGATGAGGGCGGAGGCGAAGGAAATGGCGAAGACGAGGGTGCAGACGGATCTGAAGCCGATGAAGCTAGTGATGACATTGACAATGACGAGATGGATGGGTAG
- a CDS encoding Anthranilate synthase component 2, whose amino-acid sequence MADLVDHSPHHATKAAKLASASNVILIDNYDSFTWNVYQYLVLEGATVTVYRNDEVTVEDLVAKKPTQLVISPGPGHPETDAGISNDAIQHFSGKIPIFGVCMGQQCMITSFGGKVDVTGEILHGKTSELKHDSRGVYQGLPASLEVTRYHSLAGTHSTIPDCLEVTSRVDLGDGSGKNIIMGVRHKKFAVEGVQFHPESILTQHGRKMFRNFLELTAGTWDNNQGAAAASAPVDKKLSILDKIYAHRKNAVEEQKKVPALRPEALQAAYDLNIAPPQLSFPDRLRQSDYPLSLMAEIKRASPSKGIISADVCAPAQAREYAKAGASVISVLTEPEWFKGTIDDLRAVRQSLEGLTNRPAVLRKEFIFDEYQILEARLAGADTVLLIVKMLDIELLTRLYHYSRSLGMEPLVEVNTPEEMKIAVDLGSEVIGVNNRDLTSFEVDLGTTSRLMDQVPESTIVCALSGILGPQDVEAYKKEGVKAILVGEALMRAPDTPAFVAQLLGGSNQKSACATPSSPLVKICGTRTEEGALAAIQAGADLVGIIMVQGRSRHVPDDVALAISRVVKSTPRPAGTLQQSTNDASLEWFDHSTNILRHPSRALLVGVFMNQPLSYVISQQQKLGLDAVQLHGSEPLEWSSLIPVPVIRKFAPGDIGISRRAYHTLPLLDSGAGGSGELLEESGVKKVLDSDQGLRVILAGGLNPDNVVDTVNKLGQSGQKVVGLDVSSGVETNGAQDLEKIRAFVKAARSIRQ is encoded by the coding sequence ATGGCGGACCTTGTCGACCACTCCCCTCACCATGCCACAAAGGCGGCCAAATTGGCCAGCGCATCCAACGTGATTTTGATCGACAACTACGACTCATTTACTTGGAATGTCTACCAGTACCTTGTACTTGAAGGTGCTACTGTCACAGTTTACCGCAATGACGAAGTCACTGTCGAGGACCTGGTTGCTAAGAAGCCCACTCAACTGGTTATCAGTCCTGGCCCAGGCCACCCCGAGACCGATGCAGGAATCAGTAACGATGCAATCCAGCATTTCAGTGGAAAGATTCCGATATTTGGTGTGTGCATGGGCCAGCAATGTATGATCACCTCGTTTGGCGGTAAGGTGGACGTGACCGGCGAAATTCTGCATGGAAAGACATCGGAGTTGAAACATGACTCCAGGGGGGTCTACCAGGGATTGCCAGCCTCTCTCGAAGTCACTCGGTACCATTCGCTCGCCGGAACTCATTCGACTATCCCTGATTGCTTGGAGGTGACTTCGCGGGTCGACCTGGGGGACGGTAGTGGGAAGAACATCATTATGGGTGTTAGACACAAGAAGTTCGCGGTGGAAGGTGTACAATTCCACCCTGAGAGTATTTTGACGCAACATGGGCGCAAGATGTTCAGAAACTTCTTGGAGCTCACTGCTGGGACCTGGGATAACAATCAgggagcagcagcagccagCGCACCGGTAGACAAGAAGCTATCTATTTTGGACAAGATCTACGCTCACCGGAAAAATGCTGTTGAGGAGCAGAAGAAAGTTCCGGCTCTGCGGCCAGAGGCTCTTCAAGCCGCATATGATCTAAATATTGCGCCTCCTCAACTGTCATTCCCTGACCGCTTGAGACAGTCCGACTATCCTCTTTCACTCATGGCGGAGATCAAGCGTGCATCACCCTCAAAGGGCATAATCTCGGCTGACGTGTGTGCCCCTGCTCAAGCACGGGAATACGCCAAAGCTGGTGCCAGCGTCATTTCTGTCCTCACAGAGCCGGAGTGGTTCAAGGGCACCATAGATGACCTGCGCGCTGTTCGCCAGAGCCTGGAGGGACTCACCAATCGACCAGCTGTCCTCCGAAAGGAGTTCATTTTTGACGAGTATCAGATCCTGGAGGCACGTTTGGCTGGAGCTGATACAGTTCTGCTGATTGTGAAGATGCTGGATATTGAGCTGTTGACTAGACTGTACCATTACTCGCGCAGTCTCGGCATGGAGCCTCTGGTCGAAGTCAATACCCCCGAAGAGATGAAGATTGCAGTTGACCTAGGTTCTGAAGTCATCGGTGTCAACAACCGAGACCTGACGAGCTTTGAAGTTGATCTCGGAACTACCAGTCGTCTAATGGATCAAGTCCCTGAGAGCACAATTGTGTGTGCCCTCAGTGGAATCTTGGGGCCCCAGGATGTAGAAGCTTATAAGAAAGAAGGTGTTAAGGCCATTCTTGTTGGAGAAGCTCTCATGAGGGCACCTGATACCCCTGCCTTTGTGGCACAGCTCCTCGGTGGTTCTAATCAAAAGTCTGCTTGTGCAACACCAAGTTCTCCATTGGTGAAGATCTGCGGAACTCGGACCGAGGAAGGGGCTCTGGCGGCCATTCAGGCTGGCGCAGATTTGGTTGGCATCATCATGGTTCAGGGCCGCTCAAGACATGTCCCAGATGATGTGGCCCTCGCCATTTCTCGGGTGGTCAAGTCTACCCCTCGTCCGGCCGGGACATTGCAACAATCAACAAACGACGCATCATTGGAATGGTTCGACCACTCTACTAATATCTTACGTCACCCTTCTCGTGCTTTGCTTGTGGGTGTGTTTATGAACCAGCCGCTATCATATGTCATTTCTCAACAACAAAAGCTGGGTCTCGATGCTGTGCAATTGCATGGATCTGAGCCATTAGAGTGGTCTAGTTTGATTCCAGTTCCTGTCATTCGCAAATTCGCCCCTGGTGACATCGGCATCTCTCGCAGGGCATACCATACTCTTCCATTGCTGGACTCTGGTGCCGGAGGCTCTGGCGAGCTTCTAGAGGAGAGCGGTGTCAAAAAGGTCCTCGATAGTGACCAAGGATTAAGGGTAATCCTGGCCGGAGGTTTAAATCCAGACAACGTGGTCGACACGGTAAATAAGCTGGGCCAATCGGGCCAGAAAGTGGTCGGACTGGACGTCAGCTCAGGTGTAGAAACAAACGGCGCTCAAGATTTGGAGAAAATTCGAGCCTTTGTCAAGGCTGCCAGAAGCATTCGGCAATAA
- a CDS encoding Regulator of nonsense transcript, putative yields the protein MSYQPEDPSAGAEINEMPRGRARPRRHDDEDEGSDTFEDDDIDSIVGAPTNGHQKSQGNGEEEIELPAHACAYCGIHNPSSVVKCLSCNKWFCSARGNTSSSHIVNHLVRARHKEVQLHPGSSLGDTILECYNCGTKNVFLLGFIPAKSDTVVVLLCRQPCASMPSSKDMNWDTSRWQPLIEDRSFLPWLVGAPTDQEQLRARHLSPQLIAKLEEMWKDNSQATLEDLDKATAVDDEPAPVLLRYDDAFQYQNIFGPLVKIEADYDRKLKESQSQDGLIVRWDLGLNNKHLASFVLPKLELGDVKLAVGDEMRIKYNGELRPKWEGVGYVIKIPNNQSDEVTIELRAKGDHKSVPTECTHNFMADYVWKSTSFDRMQCAMKTFAVDEQSVSGYIFHRLLGHEVAAAPMKTQIPKKFSVPGLPDLNGSQINAVKSVLQRPLSLIQGPPGTGKTVTSATIIYHLAKINGGQVLVCAPSNVAVDQLCERIHRTGLKTVRVTAKSREDVESAVGFLSLHEQVRMNDSNIELVKLNQLKAELGELSSQDEKRLKQLTRSAEREILTNADVICCTCVGAGDPRLSKGKFRTVLIDESTQSAEPECMIPLVLGCKQVVLVGDHQQLGPVIMNKKAAKAGLNQSLFERLVILGCSPIRLNVQYRMHPCLSEFPSNMFYEGSLQNGITIADRVRRDVDFPWPIIDDPMMFWSNLGNEEISASGTSYLNRTEATNVEKIVTRFFKAGVQPRDIGIITPYEGQRSYIVSSMQATGTFKKEHYKEIEVASVDAFQGREKDYIILSCVRSNDHQGIGFLSDPRRLNVALTRARFGLVILGNPKVLSKHPLWNCLLQHFKERHCLVEGPLSNLQESLIQFSRPKQAYRGPQRFQMSFSQTSNAPNNAVNGRNGGHRNEYHDSGSVVGYIPDDVSSVHGSALGGLGLPSGYPPMFQNFGESWPAISSGRRANGGRPKGAPSVAGESVAATESDVTCSVTDGRSVDQGGVSLTGLSINDMGKQPSLSQSDRLKRYVESGGREPYRGGVPDNGSIFGGSSASIRVTRGAPGQNPHDDDDARSVSTAFASQVGGNYD from the exons ATGAGCTACCAACCGGAAGACCCCTCAGCGGGAGCTGAAATAAATGAGATGCCGCGCGGCCGCGCGCGCCCACGCCGGCatgatgacgaagatgagGGCTCTGATACCTTTGAAGATGACGACATAGACAGCATAGTCGGTGCACCCACAAACGGGCATCAGAAGTCCCAAGGAAATGGAGAGGAGGAAATAGAGCTCCCGGCTCATGCATGCGC gtacTGTGGCATTCACAACCCGAGCAGCGTCGTCAAATGTCTTTCGTGCAATAAGTGGTTCTGCAGTGCACGTGGCAACACCTCTTCTTCCCATATCGTCAATCACCTTGTCCGAGCTCGTCATAAGGAAGTCCAACTCCACCCGGGCTCTTCTTTGGGTGATACCATTCTAGAATGCTATAACTGCGGCACCAAAAATGTCTTTTTACTTGGCTTCATCCCTGCAAAGTCAGATACCGTTGTCGTTTTGCTCTGTCGGCAACCATGTGCCTCAATGCCTTCCTCCAAGGACATGAATTGGGACACTTCACGCTGGCAGCCTCTCATTGAAGATCGTTCTTTCCTCCCCTGGCTCGTGGGAGCACCTACTGACCAAGAACAACTCCGAGCCCGTCACCTCAGTCCTCAATTGATTGCGAAATTGGAGGAAATGTGGAAAGATAACTCTCAAGCAACCCTGGAAGACTTGGATAAAGCCACGGCAGTGGATGATGAGCCTGCGCCGGTTCTGCTTCGCTACGACGATGCTTTCCAATACCAGAATATTTTCGGGCCACTGGTTAAGATTGAGGCCGATTACGACCGCAAGTTGAAGGAATCTCAATCCCAAGATGGACTCATCGTCCGCTGGGATCTTGGTCTCAACAACAAGCACCTCGCAAGCTTTGTGCTACCCAAGCTTGAGCTAGGAGATGTCAAATTGGCCGTAGGTGACGAGATGCGCATCAAATACAATGGTGAATTACGTCCCAAGTGGGAGGGTGTGGGCTATGTCATCAAGATCCCGAACAATCAATCTGACGAAGTCACTATCGAACTACGCGCCAAGGGTGACCACAAGTCAGTCCCTACTGAATGCACGCACAATTTTATGGCAGACTATGTTTGGAAATCGACTTCTTTTGACCGCATGCAATGTGCTATGAAGACATTTGCAGTGGACGAGCAGAGTGTCTCAGGCTACATCTTCCATCGTCTCCTTGGTCATGAGGTCGCCGCAGCTCCTATGAAGACCCAGATTCCGAAGAAATTTAGCGTCCCAGGTCTGCCAGATCTGAATGGCAGTCAAATCAACGCAGTCAAAAGTGTTCTCCAGCGGCCTCTCAGTTTGATTCAAGGTCCACCCGGAACTGGTAAGACCGTTACCTCGGCTACCATCATCTATCACCTTGCCAAGATCAATGGAGGCCAGGTTCTTGTCTGCGCTCCGTCAAACGTTGCCGTTGACCAGCTCTGCGAACGTATCCATCGGACGGGTCTCAAGACCGTGCGAGTCACCGCTAAATCCCGCGAGGATGTAGAATCTGCTGTTGGTTTCCTTTCGCTGCATGAGCAGGTTCGTATGAACGATAGCAACATTGAGTTGGTCAAACTCAACCAGCTCAAAGCCGAGCTTGGGGAGTTGTCCAGCCAAGACGAAAAGCGCCTGAAGCAACTTACTCGCTCTGCTGAGCGTGAAATTTTGACCAACGCAGATGTAATCTGCTGTACTTGCGTTGGAGCAGGTGATCCTCGTCTTTCAAAGGGCAAGTTCCGCACTGTCCTGATTGACGAATCAACCCAATCTGCTGAGCCCGAGTGTATGATCCCCCTGGTCCTAGGCTGCAAGCAAGTTGTGCTGGTTGGTGATCACCAGCAACTTGGTCCCGTAATCATGAACAAGAAGGCCGCCAAGGCTGGTTTGAACCAATCTCTGTTCGAGCGTCTCGTCATCTTGGGCTGCTCTCCTATTCGCTTGAATGTTCAGTATCGTATGCACCCGTGCCTTTCGGAATTCCCGTCCAACATGTTCTATGAAGGGTCGCTGCAGAACGGTATCACCATTGCTGATCGTGTCCGTCGTGACGTTGACTTCCCTTGGCCTATTATTGATGATCCCATGATGTTTTGGTCCAATTTGGGCAATGAAGAGATCTCCGCGTCCGGCACCTCGTACCTTAACCGTACTGAAGCGACCAACGTCGAGAAGATCGTCACTCGCTTCTTCAAGGCAGGTGTCCAGCCCAGGGATATCGGTATCATCACTCCATATGAGGGACAGCGGAGCTACATCGTCAGCTCCATGCAGGCCACCGGCACCTTCAAGAAGGAACATTACaaggagattgaggttgCGTCGGTTGATGCATTCCAAGGCAGAGAGAAGGATTACATCATCCTCTCTTGTGTTCGTTCCAATGATCACCAAGGGATTGGTTTCCTGAGCGATCCTCGTCGTCTCAACGTCGCCCTTACTCGTGCCAGATTTGGACTGGTCATCCTCGGAAACCCCAAGGTCTTGTCTAAGCATCCATTGTGGAACTGCCTTTTGCAGCACTTCAAGGAACGCCACTGTCTCGTTGAAGGCCCCCTGTCCAATCTTCAGGAGTCCTTGATTCAATTCAGTCGTCCTAAGCAAGCGTACAGAGGCCCGCAGCGCTTCCAGATGTCTTTCAGCCAGACAAGTAATGCTCCCAACAATGCAGTGAATGGCCGCAACGGCGGTCACCGTAACGAGTATCATGATTCTGGGTCTGTGGTGGGCTATATCCCTGACGATGTGTCATCTGTCCACGGCTCGGCACTTGGAGGTCTTGGCCTTCCATCTGGCTATCCCCCGATGTTTCAAAATTTCGGCGAGTCCTGGCCTGCGATCTCCAGTGGTCGGCGAGCAAATGGTGGCCGACCCAAGGGAGCACCCAGTGTTGCTGGCGAGTCGGTCGCTGCTACCGAGTCTGATGTCACCTGCAGTGTCACTGACGGACGCAGCGTTGATCAGGGCGGCGTCAGTCTTACTGGTCTGAGCATAAATGACATGGGCAAGCAACCCAGCCTTAGCCAATCTGACCGATTGAAACGCTACGTCGAGTCTGGCGGACGCGAGCCTTACAGGGGCGGAGTTCCGGACAACGGCAGCATCTTCGGAGGCAGCTCTGCTAGCATTCGCGTGACACGCGGTGCGCCGGGCCAGAACCCTCACGACGACGATGATGCCCGTAGCGTCTCTACTGCTTTCGCTAGCCAAGTCGGTGGCAACTATGACTGA
- a CDS encoding Imp4 protein, putative, producing the protein MLRRQTRERRDYLYRRALLLRDASIAEKRSQLKASLASGKPLDPTIANDKKLREDFKYDESKDNEDAEMDIDDEYVLTSGIIDPRPLVTTSRSPSARLGAFAKEIRLLLPTSIRLNRGTLVLGDLVSSATSAALTDMILLHEHRGTPTALTISHLPHGPTASFSLHNVVLRQDIPNAARGTVSESYPHLVFEGFKTKLGARVVQILKHLFPPRETGKVGNRVVTFVNKEDNIEVRHHVFVKTGYRDVELAEVGPRMTMRLFEIRGGTMEKGSSGDIEWALTQYTRTSKKKEYL; encoded by the exons ATGCTG CGCCGCCAAACTCGCGAGCGTCGCGATTATCTCTATCGGAGAGCTTTGCTACTCCGTGATGCCTCCATTGCCGAAAAAAGATCGCAACTTAAGGCTTCATTGGCTTCTGGAAAGCCTCTAGATCCTACAATCGCAAATGACAAAAAGCTTCGGGAAGACTTCAAATATGACGAATCAAAGGACAATGAGGATGCTGAGATGGACATCGATGATGAATACGTTTTAACCTCCGGCATTATCGACCCCCGTCCTCTAGTTACCACCTCTCGCTCACCCTCCGCCCGCCTCGGCGCATTTGCGAAAGAAATCCGCCTTCTCCTTCCTACCTCCATTCGCCTCAACCGTGGAACTCTCGTTCTTGGAGATCTCGTCTCCAGCGCAACCTCCGCGGCTCTGACCGACATGATTCTCCTCCACGAGCACCGTGGTACCCCGACCGCACTCACTATTTCACACCTTCCCCATGGCCCGACTGCCAGCTTCTCTCTTCACAATGTCGTTCTTCGTCAGGATATTCCGAATGCCGCTCGCGGTACCGTGTCGGAAAGCTACCCGCATTTGGTTTTTGAGGGATTCAAGACGAAGCTGGGTGCCCGCGTTGTTCAGATTCTGAAGCACCTTTTCCCCCCGCGTGAGACCGGAAAGGTTGGCAACCGTGTTGTGACTTTCGTGAACAAGGAGGATAACATCGAAGTGCGGCATCATGTTTTCGTCAAGACTGGGTACCGAGATGTGGAGCTGGCTGAAGTTGGACCTCGCATGACGATGCGACTGTTCGAGATTCGCGGAGGTACAATGGAGAAAGGCTCGAGCGGCGACATCGAATGGGCCCTTACTCAATACACAAGAACCAGCAAAAAGAAGGAATACCTGTGA